Proteins from a single region of Dictyoglomus sp. NZ13-RE01:
- a CDS encoding UDP-phosphate galactose phosphotransferase — MERERKETFWLLLLIILDFISLLLSVPFAYYIRFNFLTKIPQLYLPERDFPEFFPYYFYLTFIFALLTIFLLFVNRAYEYKHYLTFKPVFISSSFSIFILSFLSFFYRDFSFSRLIFILTGFSSLFLLFINRIFIFILRWGIFKLDKNLNKVAVIGENEISNILLDFWNKNSWIGYKVVKALPDLSGLRDYLDKSPDLDEIVITQSVKSEEILELLDISRKKGIIIKIVPELYLLFGSNIVFDEISGIPIVRIKTSRLEGWQGYIKEIMDIFIATLGLVLFSPLMIVIALLIKLDSEGPIIYKHKRVGRYGRDIYIWKFRTMYKDADKILEQYPQLKMEFEKNFKLKNDPRVTKIGRFLRKWSLDEIPQLFNILKGELSVVGPRPVTRKELEKYGNFADEILRVKPGLTGLWQVSGRSDLDYARRVQLDLYYIQNWSLALDLEIILKTIPAVILGRGAY; from the coding sequence ATGGAAAGAGAAAGAAAAGAGACATTTTGGCTACTTCTCCTGATAATATTAGACTTTATAAGTCTACTACTTTCTGTCCCTTTTGCCTATTATATTAGATTCAATTTTCTTACAAAAATTCCCCAGCTCTATTTACCAGAAAGAGATTTTCCAGAATTTTTTCCATATTATTTTTATCTAACCTTTATCTTCGCTTTATTAACCATTTTTCTACTATTCGTAAATAGAGCTTACGAGTATAAACATTATCTTACATTTAAGCCTGTATTTATCTCTTCATCCTTTTCTATATTTATTCTTTCTTTTCTCTCCTTCTTTTATAGAGATTTTTCTTTTTCCCGTCTCATATTTATTCTAACTGGCTTTTCCTCTCTATTTCTCCTTTTTATAAATAGAATTTTTATATTTATCTTGAGATGGGGAATTTTTAAGCTTGATAAAAATTTAAACAAGGTTGCAGTTATAGGAGAAAATGAAATATCAAATATTCTTTTAGATTTTTGGAATAAAAATTCGTGGATAGGCTATAAGGTAGTAAAAGCTTTGCCAGATTTGTCTGGACTAAGGGATTACTTGGATAAATCTCCTGATTTGGATGAGATAGTTATAACTCAATCGGTAAAAAGTGAGGAGATATTGGAGCTTTTGGATATATCTCGTAAAAAGGGAATAATTATAAAAATAGTTCCAGAGCTTTACCTTCTTTTTGGCTCAAACATTGTTTTTGATGAAATTAGCGGAATACCAATAGTAAGAATAAAGACTTCTCGGCTTGAGGGTTGGCAAGGATATATTAAGGAGATTATGGATATTTTTATAGCTACTCTGGGTCTTGTACTCTTTTCTCCTCTTATGATTGTTATTGCCCTTTTAATAAAGTTAGACTCTGAGGGACCTATTATTTACAAACATAAGAGAGTAGGAAGATATGGGAGAGATATATATATTTGGAAGTTTAGAACCATGTATAAGGATGCAGACAAGATTTTAGAGCAATATCCTCAACTAAAGATGGAATTTGAGAAGAATTTCAAGCTGAAGAACGATCCAAGGGTAACAAAAATAGGAAGATTTTTAAGAAAATGGAGTTTGGATGAAATTCCACAATTATTCAATATTCTTAAGGGAGAGTTGAGTGTTGTAGGACCAAGACCTGTTACGAGGAAAGAGTTGGAGAAATATGGAAATTTTGCAGATGAGATTTTGAGAGTTAAACCAGGACTTACAGGACTTTGGCAGGTAAGTGGAAGGAGCGATTTAGATTATGCAAGAAGGGTGCAGTTAGATTTATACTATATCCAAAATTGGTCTTTAGCTTTGGATTTAGAAATTATTCTTAAGACAATTCCAGCGGTGATTCTTGGAAGAGGAGCCTATTAG
- a CDS encoding cysteine methyltransferase produces MTGILPIYNGYLVVFYEDRVVKKIFWQEDYIDGYEKFPYFNLFKSYFEGERVDFSNIPLDYSQVPYFYKKVYEVAREIPYGNVISYKGLAEKLGDIKKARAVGQAMAKNPFLIVVPCHRVIKSNGELGDFSLGIDFKRKLLNLEGVRVEDLKWRRS; encoded by the coding sequence ATGACGGGCATATTACCGATTTATAATGGTTATTTGGTGGTTTTTTATGAGGATAGGGTTGTTAAGAAAATCTTTTGGCAAGAGGATTATATAGATGGTTATGAAAAATTCCCCTATTTTAATCTTTTTAAATCCTATTTTGAAGGAGAAAGAGTAGATTTTTCTAATATTCCATTGGATTATTCTCAAGTTCCCTATTTCTACAAAAAAGTTTACGAGGTTGCAAGAGAAATACCCTATGGTAATGTTATATCCTATAAGGGATTAGCAGAAAAATTGGGGGATATAAAGAAAGCAAGGGCGGTTGGACAGGCGATGGCTAAAAACCCCTTTTTAATTGTAGTTCCCTGCCATCGGGTAATAAAAAGTAATGGGGAATTAGGTGACTTCAGCTTAGGTATTGATTTTAAAAGGAAATTACTTAATTTAGAAGGAGTTAGGGTGGAGGATTTGAAATGGAGAAGATCTTAG
- a CDS encoding excinuclease ABC subunit A encodes MSEKFIRIRGAREHNLKNINLDIPRNKLVVFTGISGSGKSSLAFDTIYAEGQRRYVESLSTYARQFLGQLNKPDVDFIEGLSPAISIDQKTVIKNPRSTVGTVTEIYDYFRLLYANIGKPHCPNCGIEISAQSVEQITNRILEFPEGTRIQVLSPVVRGRKGEYKKLLENLRKQGFLRVKIDGEMYSLDDEIELDKNKKHDISVVIDRLIIKPDIKSRLFEDIELSLKLSEGLVLIEEIGEEGIKEHLFSENFACPICGFTFGEISPRFFSFNSPYGACPACSGLGGKKEFDPDLILDLEKSINEGAIVPWGKDISPYYKILLSNLGKKLGFSLDVPLKFFSEKQINALLYGVPYAIYVEYPDWEIEGYRHFEGLINIFMKRYQETDSEEIKDYFEKFMVFSPCSECGGKRLRKEALAVTVGGKNIAEISSLTVLELKDFLLNLSLTEKERYIAEPILKEIIQRLNFLIEVGLDYLTLDRSADTLSGGESQRVRLATQIGSGLVGVIYVLDEPSIGLHPRDNKRLIDTLKNLRDLGNTILVVEHDEEVIRSADFIVDMGPGAGEHGGEVVVAGTLEEVLKHPTSITAQYLRGDKMIKIPKVRRKGNGRWLEIKSAHARNLKNIDVRIPLGTFVCLTGVSGSGKSTLVEEVIYPALQKAIYGKKIRGKYYEEIKGTEYIDKVIIIDQSPIGRTPRSNPATYIGVFTDIRELFAELPESKMRGYKPGRFSFNVKGGRCENCHGEGVIKVEMHFLPDVYIPCEVCKGKRYNSETLEITYKGKNIADVLDMSVEYALEFFDKIPSIKRKLQTLYDVGLGYIKLGQPATTLSGGEAQRIKLAAELSKKSTGRTFYILDEPTTGLHFADVEKLVDLLHRLVDLGNTVLVIEHNLEVIKTADYIIDLGPEGGERGGEIVAEGTPEEVAQNPRSYTGQFLKKILFSERSILV; translated from the coding sequence ATGAGCGAAAAGTTCATAAGGATTAGAGGGGCAAGGGAACATAATCTTAAAAATATAAATTTGGACATTCCAAGGAATAAGCTTGTAGTATTTACAGGAATTAGTGGATCTGGAAAATCTTCTTTGGCTTTTGATACCATTTATGCTGAAGGACAAAGAAGATATGTAGAATCCCTTTCTACCTATGCAAGGCAGTTTTTAGGACAATTAAATAAGCCAGATGTAGATTTTATAGAAGGACTTTCTCCTGCTATCTCTATTGATCAAAAAACTGTTATTAAAAATCCTCGTTCTACCGTAGGTACAGTAACTGAGATTTACGATTATTTTAGACTTTTATATGCTAATATTGGAAAACCTCATTGTCCAAATTGTGGTATAGAAATATCCGCCCAATCAGTAGAACAAATAACAAACAGAATATTGGAATTTCCAGAAGGAACAAGAATCCAAGTATTGTCACCAGTGGTTAGAGGAAGGAAGGGAGAATATAAAAAGTTATTAGAAAATCTAAGAAAACAGGGATTTTTAAGAGTAAAAATTGATGGCGAAATGTATTCTTTAGATGATGAAATTGAACTGGATAAAAATAAAAAGCATGATATTTCTGTAGTTATTGATAGATTAATAATAAAACCCGATATAAAGAGTAGGTTATTTGAAGATATTGAATTATCTTTAAAGTTGAGTGAAGGATTAGTTTTAATCGAGGAAATAGGAGAGGAAGGGATAAAGGAGCATCTATTTAGTGAGAATTTTGCATGTCCCATCTGTGGATTTACCTTTGGAGAAATATCTCCAAGATTCTTCTCTTTTAACAGCCCCTATGGAGCATGTCCTGCCTGTAGTGGTCTTGGAGGAAAAAAGGAGTTTGATCCTGATCTAATTCTTGATTTGGAAAAGTCTATAAATGAGGGGGCAATTGTTCCTTGGGGAAAAGATATAAGCCCTTATTATAAAATTCTTCTCAGTAATTTAGGTAAGAAATTGGGTTTTTCCTTAGATGTACCTTTGAAGTTTTTTAGTGAAAAACAGATAAATGCTCTCTTGTATGGTGTTCCATACGCTATTTATGTGGAATATCCTGATTGGGAGATAGAGGGGTATAGACATTTTGAAGGATTAATTAACATATTTATGAAGAGATATCAGGAGACAGATTCGGAAGAGATAAAGGACTACTTTGAAAAATTTATGGTTTTTTCTCCTTGTAGTGAATGTGGAGGAAAAAGATTAAGAAAAGAAGCCTTGGCTGTAACCGTAGGAGGAAAAAATATTGCTGAGATAAGCAGTTTAACAGTTTTAGAACTTAAAGATTTCCTTCTAAACCTAAGTCTTACAGAGAAAGAAAGATATATTGCAGAGCCCATATTAAAAGAGATCATTCAAAGACTAAACTTTCTCATTGAGGTAGGTTTAGATTACCTTACTTTAGATAGATCCGCAGATACATTGTCAGGTGGAGAATCCCAAAGAGTGAGATTAGCAACACAGATTGGGTCTGGTCTTGTAGGAGTAATTTATGTTTTGGATGAGCCAAGTATTGGATTGCATCCAAGGGATAATAAGAGATTGATTGATACTTTAAAGAATTTAAGGGATCTTGGGAATACAATATTAGTAGTGGAGCATGATGAAGAGGTTATAAGATCTGCAGATTTTATAGTAGATATGGGACCTGGAGCAGGAGAGCATGGTGGTGAGGTTGTAGTAGCTGGAACATTAGAGGAGGTCTTAAAACACCCAACTTCTATAACTGCCCAGTATTTAAGAGGAGATAAGATGATTAAGATACCTAAGGTTAGAAGAAAAGGTAATGGTAGGTGGTTGGAGATAAAATCCGCCCATGCAAGAAATCTAAAAAATATAGATGTAAGAATTCCATTGGGTACCTTTGTATGTCTTACTGGTGTTTCAGGATCTGGTAAGAGCACCTTGGTAGAGGAGGTTATATATCCTGCATTGCAGAAGGCTATATATGGAAAAAAGATAAGGGGTAAGTATTATGAAGAAATAAAAGGAACTGAGTATATAGATAAGGTTATAATAATTGATCAATCTCCAATTGGAAGAACTCCACGTTCTAATCCTGCTACATATATCGGGGTTTTTACAGATATAAGAGAACTTTTTGCAGAATTACCTGAATCCAAGATGAGGGGTTATAAACCTGGAAGATTTAGCTTTAATGTTAAAGGGGGAAGATGTGAAAATTGTCATGGAGAAGGTGTTATAAAGGTAGAGATGCATTTCCTTCCAGATGTTTATATACCTTGTGAGGTTTGTAAAGGTAAGAGATATAATAGTGAAACCTTAGAAATTACTTATAAAGGGAAAAATATAGCGGATGTTCTTGATATGAGTGTGGAGTATGCTTTGGAGTTTTTTGATAAGATACCTTCTATAAAGAGAAAGCTTCAAACTCTATATGATGTTGGATTAGGATATATAAAGTTGGGACAGCCTGCTACAACTCTTTCTGGAGGAGAGGCTCAAAGAATTAAGCTTGCTGCTGAGCTTTCCAAGAAGAGTACAGGGAGAACCTTTTATATCTTAGACGAGCCAACTACAGGACTTCATTTCGCAGATGTAGAAAAGCTTGTGGATCTTCTTCATCGATTGGTAGATTTAGGTAATACTGTTCTTGTGATTGAACATAACTTGGAAGTTATTAAAACTGCGGATTATATAATAGATTTAGGTCCAGAAGGGGGCGAAAGGGGAGGAGAAATAGTGGCGGAGGGAACTCCAGAGGAAGTTGCCCAGAATCCAAGGTCTTATACAGGTCAATTTTTAAAGAAGATTCTTTTTTCTGAGAGGAGTATCTTAGTATGA
- a CDS encoding glucokinase, whose translation MEKILALDIGGTKIAVGRFSKDGTLERKIVFSTQPERGYKKILEEIVSSLKMLEEEKVIAIGVGCAGPLDSKEGIIYSPPNLPGWDAVPLKKDLENALNLPVFLDNDANAAGLGEYYFGAGKGVRNMVYITVSTGIGGGIIIDGKILHGQRDSAGEVGHQTILPDGPLCNCGNRGCLEALASGTAIAKRAESAILAGEDTILKELSKREKISAKLVREAYLKGDKVAERIWFSSLEYLGIGVANIITILSPERVVLGGGITNAGEEVLEVVKRVVRDRVKLVPVEKVEIVKSKLGEDIGLYGALAVALDNIGK comes from the coding sequence ATGGAGAAGATCTTAGCTTTGGATATTGGGGGAACTAAGATTGCGGTTGGAAGATTTAGTAAGGATGGTACTTTGGAGAGAAAAATAGTGTTTAGTACTCAGCCTGAAAGAGGATATAAAAAGATTCTTGAGGAAATTGTTAGTAGCTTAAAAATGCTTGAAGAGGAGAAAGTTATTGCTATTGGTGTTGGATGTGCAGGACCCTTAGATAGTAAGGAGGGAATTATTTATTCTCCACCAAACCTTCCAGGTTGGGATGCTGTGCCCTTAAAAAAAGATTTAGAGAATGCTCTTAATCTCCCAGTATTCTTAGATAATGATGCAAATGCGGCAGGATTAGGAGAGTATTATTTTGGTGCTGGAAAAGGTGTAAGAAATATGGTTTATATTACTGTAAGCACAGGAATAGGAGGAGGAATAATTATTGATGGAAAGATTTTGCATGGACAAAGGGATAGTGCAGGGGAGGTCGGGCATCAGACGATTCTTCCTGATGGTCCCCTTTGTAATTGTGGGAATAGGGGATGCTTAGAAGCTCTTGCATCAGGTACCGCCATTGCAAAAAGAGCGGAGTCTGCTATTTTAGCTGGAGAGGATACCATACTAAAAGAGCTTAGTAAAAGAGAGAAAATATCTGCAAAATTGGTAAGAGAGGCATATCTTAAAGGGGACAAAGTTGCGGAAAGAATTTGGTTCTCATCCTTGGAATATTTAGGAATAGGAGTTGCTAATATAATAACCATTTTAAGCCCTGAAAGAGTAGTATTAGGAGGGGGTATAACTAATGCGGGGGAAGAGGTTTTAGAAGTAGTAAAAAGGGTAGTAAGAGATAGAGTAAAGCTTGTGCCAGTAGAAAAAGTGGAGATAGTTAAATCAAAATTAGGAGAGGATATAGGACTTTATGGGGCACTTGCTGTAGCCTTAGATAATATAGGAAAATAG